One Fusobacterium sp. SYSU M8D902 DNA segment encodes these proteins:
- the ahpC gene encoding alkyl hydroperoxide reductase subunit C, which translates to MSLIGKQVNEFRGTAYHNGEFIEIKNENLLGKWSVVVFYPADFTFVCPTELEDLAEHYEKFKAEGCEVYSVSTDTHFVHKAWHDTSDRIKKIQFPMVADPTGRISKEFEVFIEEEGLALRGSFVINPEGKIVAYEVHDLGIGREASELLRKLQAAKFVAEHGEVCPAKWQPGSDTIKPSIDLVGKL; encoded by the coding sequence ATGTCTTTAATTGGAAAACAAGTTAATGAATTTAGAGGAACTGCTTACCATAATGGTGAGTTTATTGAGATAAAAAATGAAAATCTTTTAGGAAAATGGTCAGTTGTAGTTTTCTACCCTGCAGATTTTACTTTTGTATGTCCTACTGAATTAGAGGATTTAGCTGAGCATTATGAGAAATTTAAAGCTGAAGGTTGTGAGGTATACTCAGTTTCTACTGATACTCACTTTGTTCACAAAGCTTGGCACGACACATCAGATAGAATTAAAAAAATTCAATTCCCTATGGTTGCTGATCCTACAGGTAGAATTTCTAAGGAATTTGAAGTTTTCATTGAAGAGGAAGGTTTAGCACTAAGAGGAAGTTTTGTTATCAATCCAGAAGGAAAGATTGTAGCTTATGAGGTACATGATTTAGGAATTGGTAGAGAAGCTAGTGAGTTATTAAGAAAATTACAAGCTGCTAAATTTGTAGCTGAGCACGGAGAGGTTTGTCCAGCTAAATGGCAACCTGGTAGTGACACTATAAAACCATCTATCGACTTGGTAGGTAAACTTTAA
- a CDS encoding response regulator, protein MKNVLIVEDDAMVAMINEEYLSTFPNLNIIGRTYTEYETLKFLNENTVDLIILDVFLGDENGIEILKKIRTLGYSTDVIMITSANGSSEIKKAFSLGCIDYLIKPFDFDRLKISVDKIFARDEILNRAKIRQEAIDNIQVINIKSTPRSVLPKGLNHKTLETVTEIIDKFSYEEFGIKDICEVTEISNVTIKKYLDYLVDTKYISSFVNYGNIGRPLYLYKKIK, encoded by the coding sequence ATGAAGAATGTCCTAATTGTTGAAGATGATGCTATGGTTGCTATGATCAATGAAGAGTATCTCTCTACTTTTCCAAATTTAAATATTATCGGTAGAACTTATACTGAATATGAAACTTTAAAATTTTTAAACGAAAATACTGTTGATCTCATCATTTTAGATGTTTTTTTAGGTGATGAAAATGGCATAGAAATTTTGAAAAAAATCAGAACTCTTGGATATTCAACTGACGTCATAATGATTACCTCTGCCAATGGAAGTAGTGAAATTAAAAAAGCTTTTTCATTGGGATGTATAGATTATCTAATAAAACCTTTCGACTTTGATCGTTTGAAAATTAGTGTTGATAAGATATTTGCTCGTGATGAAATACTCAATAGAGCCAAAATTAGACAAGAGGCTATTGATAATATCCAAGTGATAAACATCAAATCAACTCCTAGATCTGTACTTCCTAAAGGATTAAATCATAAGACATTGGAAACTGTTACAGAGATAATTGATAAATTTTCCTATGAGGAGTTTGGGATAAAAGATATTTGTGAAGTAACTGAGATTAGTAATGTTACCATAAAAAAATACTTAGATTATCTTGTGGATACAAAATATATAAGTAGCTTTGTCAATTACGGTAATATTGGTAGACCTCTCTACCTATACAAGAAAATAAAATAG
- the fsa gene encoding fructose-6-phosphate aldolase, with amino-acid sequence MKIFIDTANLEEIREAESYGIIAGVTTNPSLIARENGDFEKIISEITKIVEGPISAEVLSLEADKMVEEGKKLASIHKNIVIKLPTTFEGLKACKRLKELGIKTNLTLIFTLNQALLAARAGATYVSPFVGRLEDTGVDGIELVKSIRETFDKHGIESEIIGASIRNIYQVEELAKVGAHIGTLPFKVIQGMIKHQLTDAGIERFLNDWKNVKNS; translated from the coding sequence ATGAAAATATTTATAGATACAGCTAATTTAGAAGAGATAAGAGAAGCAGAAAGTTATGGAATTATAGCTGGAGTTACCACTAATCCATCATTGATAGCTAGAGAAAATGGAGATTTTGAAAAAATAATTTCTGAAATAACTAAAATTGTAGAAGGTCCAATAAGTGCAGAAGTTTTGTCTTTAGAAGCAGATAAAATGGTAGAAGAGGGAAAAAAACTAGCAAGTATTCATAAAAATATTGTTATAAAATTACCAACTACTTTTGAGGGATTAAAAGCTTGTAAAAGACTTAAAGAGTTAGGAATAAAGACAAATTTAACATTGATTTTTACTTTAAATCAAGCTTTATTGGCAGCAAGAGCAGGAGCTACTTATGTAAGTCCATTTGTAGGAAGATTAGAAGATACAGGAGTAGATGGAATAGAGTTAGTTAAATCAATAAGAGAAACTTTTGATAAGCATGGTATTGAAAGTGAAATTATAGGTGCTAGTATTAGAAATATTTATCAAGTTGAAGAATTAGCAAAAGTAGGTGCTCATATAGGTACTTTGCCTTTTAAAGTTATTCAAGGAATGATAAAACACCAATTAACTGATGCAGGAATAGAGAGATTTTTAAATGATTGGAAAAATGTAAAAAATTCATAG
- the metG gene encoding methionine--tRNA ligase, with translation MSKNFYVTTPIYYVNGDPHVGSAYTTIAADVIARYKRTMGYDAYFLTGTDEHGQKVEETAKLKGYTPQQWTDIMAPRFKEMWAKLGIEYSDFIRTTEPRHKEAVKKILKKVYEKGDIYKGEYSGKYCVSCETFVPENQIVNGNHCPDCGKELRIVKEESYFFKMSKYQDALLEHIEKHPDFILPRSRKNEVVSFIKQGLQDLSISRNTFEWGIPIEFAPGHITYVWFDALTNYLTAVGYENNPEMFDKYWNNAEVMHLLGKDIVRFHAIIWPCMLLSAGEKLPDKVVAHGWWTSEGEKMSKSKGNVVDPISEVEKYGVDAFRYCLMREVQFGNDGDYSTKSVVTRINSDLANDLGNLLNRTLGMYKKYFGGVIVSGSTRDIYDDEIENLWKEVVKEVDEQMNIAQYSKALESIWKFISRLNKYIDETAPWVLAKDEAKRDRLAVVMNHLIDGLYKSAVMVYPYMPTSAQKIWNQLGEERDIHTAKVEEIMGWNLLKEGHKLGEAEPIFPRLDLEEIEAPKKDPMQVNEDLEVENPIDITDFDKVNIQVVEILEAGKVKGADKLLKFKVSVGDHVRQILSGIAKYYPEPEKLVGKKVLAVTNLKPRKMRGEISQGMLLSTEDKNGLRLIEINSDVVNGSKAK, from the coding sequence GTGAGTAAAAATTTTTATGTAACAACACCAATATACTATGTAAATGGAGATCCACACGTAGGAAGTGCTTACACTACAATTGCTGCAGATGTAATAGCGAGATATAAAAGAACAATGGGTTATGATGCTTATTTTTTAACTGGAACAGATGAGCATGGACAAAAAGTTGAGGAAACAGCAAAACTAAAAGGATATACACCTCAACAGTGGACTGATATAATGGCTCCAAGATTTAAAGAGATGTGGGCAAAGTTAGGAATAGAGTATTCAGATTTCATAAGAACTACTGAACCTAGACATAAAGAGGCAGTAAAAAAGATATTAAAAAAAGTATATGAAAAAGGAGATATTTATAAAGGAGAGTATTCAGGAAAATATTGTGTTTCTTGTGAGACATTTGTACCTGAAAATCAAATTGTAAATGGAAACCATTGTCCAGATTGTGGGAAAGAGTTAAGAATAGTAAAAGAGGAATCATATTTCTTTAAGATGTCAAAATATCAAGATGCATTATTAGAGCATATTGAAAAACATCCAGATTTTATATTACCTCGTTCAAGAAAAAATGAAGTAGTGTCATTTATAAAACAGGGATTACAAGATCTATCAATTTCTAGAAATACATTTGAGTGGGGAATTCCTATTGAGTTTGCTCCAGGACACATAACATATGTGTGGTTTGATGCTTTAACTAACTATTTGACAGCAGTAGGGTATGAGAACAACCCAGAGATGTTTGATAAATATTGGAATAATGCTGAAGTTATGCATTTATTAGGAAAGGATATAGTTAGATTCCATGCTATAATTTGGCCTTGTATGCTACTTTCAGCTGGAGAGAAATTACCAGATAAAGTAGTAGCTCATGGTTGGTGGACATCAGAGGGAGAAAAGATGTCGAAATCTAAAGGTAATGTAGTGGATCCGATTTCAGAAGTAGAAAAATATGGAGTAGATGCATTTAGATATTGTTTAATGAGAGAGGTACAATTTGGAAATGATGGAGATTATTCAACTAAATCAGTGGTTACAAGAATAAACTCTGATCTTGCAAATGATTTAGGAAATCTTTTAAATAGAACTCTAGGAATGTATAAAAAATACTTTGGTGGAGTAATTGTTTCTGGAAGTACAAGAGATATATATGATGATGAAATAGAAAATCTATGGAAGGAAGTTGTAAAAGAGGTAGATGAGCAGATGAATATTGCACAGTACTCAAAAGCTTTAGAGAGTATCTGGAAATTTATCTCAAGATTGAATAAATACATTGATGAGACAGCTCCTTGGGTTTTAGCAAAAGATGAGGCTAAGAGAGATAGACTTGCAGTTGTTATGAATCATTTGATAGATGGACTATACAAATCAGCTGTAATGGTATATCCATATATGCCTACATCAGCACAAAAAATATGGAATCAATTGGGAGAAGAGAGAGATATTCATACAGCAAAAGTTGAAGAGATAATGGGATGGAATCTATTGAAAGAGGGACATAAATTGGGAGAGGCAGAACCAATATTCCCAAGATTAGATCTAGAGGAGATAGAGGCACCTAAAAAAGATCCTATGCAAGTAAATGAAGATCTAGAGGTAGAAAATCCAATAGATATAACAGATTTTGATAAGGTGAATATTCAGGTTGTAGAGATTTTAGAAGCTGGAAAGGTAAAGGGAGCAGATAAACTTTTAAAATTTAAAGTAAGTGTAGGAGATCATGTAAGACAGATTTTATCAGGAATAGCTAAATATTATCCAGAACCTGAAAAATTAGTAGGAAAGAAAGTTTTAGCAGTTACAAACTTAAAACCTAGAAAGATGAGAGGAGAGATCTCTCAAGGAATGTTATTAAGTACAGAGGATAAAAATGGATTAAGATTAATCGAGATAAACTCTGATGTAGTTAATGGATCAAAAGCAAAATAG
- a CDS encoding lysophospholipid acyltransferase family protein, with amino-acid sequence MDKEIKKYRRYGFILYIILQVIRKTLKIKIIKNDKIDEVNESYIFAFWHNKLVASTLCLDYIEKRAVLASPSKDGELISVPLEKLGFHMVRGSSDKNSTSSLISLIKLMKKGYSIGTPVDGPKGPIYEVKQGMVYLAQKGKKYIIPTGTAYKSKWEFKKAWDKFQFPKPFTTMVYLMGEPIEVPADANIEEYCLKIKEELNRLDKEAEKYI; translated from the coding sequence ATGGACAAAGAGATAAAAAAGTATAGAAGATATGGTTTTATACTTTATATCATACTTCAAGTTATAAGAAAAACATTAAAAATTAAAATTATAAAAAATGATAAGATAGATGAAGTCAACGAGAGTTATATATTTGCTTTTTGGCATAATAAATTAGTAGCTTCAACACTGTGTCTAGATTATATAGAAAAAAGAGCAGTTTTAGCAAGTCCATCGAAAGATGGAGAGCTAATCTCTGTACCACTTGAAAAATTAGGATTCCATATGGTAAGAGGTTCATCAGATAAGAATTCTACTTCAAGTTTAATTTCACTTATAAAGTTAATGAAAAAAGGTTATTCAATAGGGACTCCAGTAGATGGACCTAAAGGACCTATATATGAAGTTAAACAAGGAATGGTATATTTGGCACAAAAAGGTAAAAAATACATTATTCCAACAGGAACAGCATATAAAAGTAAATGGGAGTTTAAAAAAGCTTGGGATAAATTTCAATTTCCAAAACCTTTTACAACTATGGTATATCTTATGGGAGAGCCCATTGAAGTTCCAGCAGATGCAAATATAGAGGAGTATTGTTTAAAAATAAAAGAGGAATTGAATAGGTTAGATAAAGAAGCAGAAAAATATATTTAA
- a CDS encoding FAD-dependent oxidoreductase codes for MSKIYDTIIIGGGPAGLTAGLYSGRAKLDTLIIEKNIPGGQITVTNEIVNYPGIIETSGSKYGETLKQQAINFDVSFAQDEVVDMNLSGDIKTINTKNGSYQTYSVIIATGASPRKLGFPGEKEYEGRGVAFCATCDGEFFTDMDVFVIGAGFAAAEEAIFLTKFARKVIVIAREPEFTCAKSIAEKVLAHPKIEVRFNTEILEATGDIQLRKAKFINNVTKEVTEFEAANGESFGIFIFVGYAPQSQLFKDHITIDNFGFIPTDENLMTNVPGVFAAGDIRPKKLRQLVTAVSDGAEASFNSEKYVIEIKEKLGVEKEVCEADKVSTVEEKTSEFLDSNLKAQLSEIAKRFEKSIELVIIKNNDQFSMDLENSIKEISSVSEKIKFSSYNLGENPALEEKIFLKNTPTVAILDSEGAFSGIKYSTIPGGHELNSFILAMYNVAGPGQTLSEEVLNKIFNIKTPTDIKIGISLNCTKCPDTVQSAQRIAIENSNIQVEVIDVFNFKEFKNKYDIMSVPALVIEDKVYFGSKNIEEVLNILSK; via the coding sequence ATGAGTAAAATATATGATACTATTATCATTGGAGGTGGACCTGCTGGATTAACAGCAGGTCTATATAGTGGTAGAGCTAAGCTCGACACACTAATTATAGAAAAAAATATTCCTGGAGGTCAGATAACAGTTACTAATGAGATTGTTAACTATCCAGGTATTATTGAGACAAGTGGAAGTAAATATGGAGAAACATTAAAACAACAAGCTATTAACTTTGATGTTTCTTTTGCTCAAGATGAAGTTGTAGATATGAATTTATCTGGTGACATAAAAACAATAAATACAAAGAATGGATCTTATCAAACTTACTCTGTAATTATAGCTACTGGAGCTTCTCCAAGAAAGCTTGGATTCCCTGGAGAGAAGGAGTATGAGGGAAGAGGAGTAGCTTTCTGTGCTACTTGTGATGGTGAATTCTTTACTGATATGGATGTTTTTGTTATTGGTGCTGGATTTGCTGCTGCTGAAGAAGCTATATTTCTAACTAAGTTTGCTAGAAAAGTTATAGTTATAGCTAGAGAACCAGAGTTTACTTGTGCAAAATCAATAGCTGAAAAAGTATTAGCACACCCTAAAATAGAAGTTAGATTTAACACTGAAATTTTAGAAGCTACTGGTGATATTCAGTTGAGAAAAGCTAAGTTTATAAATAATGTTACTAAGGAAGTTACTGAATTTGAAGCTGCTAATGGAGAGAGTTTTGGTATCTTTATTTTTGTTGGATACGCTCCTCAAAGTCAATTATTCAAAGATCATATAACTATTGATAATTTTGGATTTATTCCAACAGATGAAAACCTTATGACAAATGTTCCTGGAGTTTTTGCTGCTGGAGATATTAGACCTAAAAAATTAAGACAATTAGTAACTGCTGTTTCAGATGGTGCTGAAGCATCTTTTAATAGTGAAAAATATGTAATTGAAATCAAAGAAAAATTAGGAGTAGAAAAAGAGGTTTGCGAGGCAGATAAAGTCTCTACTGTAGAGGAAAAAACTTCTGAATTTTTAGATTCAAATCTTAAAGCTCAACTTTCAGAAATTGCTAAAAGATTTGAAAAATCAATAGAGTTAGTTATTATAAAAAATAACGATCAATTTTCAATGGATTTAGAAAATTCAATTAAAGAGATATCTTCTGTTTCAGAAAAAATTAAGTTTTCTTCATATAATTTAGGAGAAAATCCTGCTTTAGAAGAGAAAATATTTTTGAAAAACACACCTACTGTAGCTATCTTAGATTCTGAAGGTGCTTTCTCTGGAATTAAATACTCTACTATTCCTGGTGGACATGAATTAAATTCATTTATTCTAGCTATGTACAATGTTGCTGGTCCAGGTCAAACTCTATCAGAAGAGGTTTTAAATAAGATATTCAATATTAAAACTCCTACTGATATTAAAATCGGTATCTCACTAAATTGTACTAAATGCCCAGACACTGTTCAATCAGCTCAAAGAATAGCAATTGAAAACAGTAACATTCAAGTTGAAGTCATTGATGTTTTTAACTTTAAAGAGTTTAAAAATAAATATGACATTATGAGTGTTCCTGCCCTTGTTATAGAAGATAAGGTTTATTTTGGAAGTAAAAATATAGAGGAAGTTTTAAATATTCTTTCTAAGTAA
- the galU gene encoding UTP--glucose-1-phosphate uridylyltransferase GalU encodes MRKVTKAVIPAAGLGTRVLPATKAQPKEMLVIVDKPSLQYIVEELVESGIKDIIIVTGRNKNSIEDHFDFSYELENTLEKDGKDALLEKVEKISSMANICYVRQNHPKGLGHAILKAKPFVGDEPFVIALGDDIVYNPNTPVAKQLMDTYEKYGASIVGCQEVKSEDVSKYGIVKPTKNLDEKTVEMDDFIEKPSIEEAPSKLACLGRYLLTPKIFEYLEKEKPGKGGEIQLTDAILDMLKDGERVIAYEFEGKRYDIGNKFGLLKANIEFGLRNEETREELLAYLKNDLELDR; translated from the coding sequence ATGAGAAAGGTAACTAAGGCAGTAATACCAGCAGCTGGATTGGGAACAAGAGTTTTGCCAGCAACAAAAGCACAACCAAAAGAGATGCTTGTTATTGTTGATAAACCATCTCTTCAATATATAGTAGAAGAATTAGTTGAGTCAGGAATAAAAGATATTATAATAGTGACAGGAAGAAATAAAAATTCTATTGAAGATCATTTCGATTTTTCATATGAATTGGAGAATACTCTTGAAAAAGATGGAAAAGATGCACTTTTGGAAAAAGTTGAGAAAATTTCATCAATGGCAAATATCTGTTATGTTAGACAAAACCACCCAAAAGGATTGGGACATGCTATTTTAAAAGCTAAACCTTTTGTAGGAGATGAACCTTTTGTAATAGCTCTTGGAGATGATATTGTGTACAATCCAAATACTCCAGTAGCAAAACAATTGATGGATACATATGAAAAGTATGGAGCTAGTATAGTAGGGTGTCAAGAGGTAAAGTCAGAAGATGTATCAAAGTATGGAATAGTAAAACCAACTAAAAATCTAGATGAAAAAACTGTTGAAATGGATGACTTTATAGAGAAACCTAGTATTGAAGAAGCTCCTTCAAAATTAGCTTGTTTGGGAAGATATTTGTTAACACCAAAAATATTTGAGTATCTGGAGAAGGAGAAGCCAGGAAAAGGTGGAGAGATACAGTTAACAGATGCAATTTTAGATATGCTAAAAGATGGAGAAAGAGTAATAGCTTATGAGTTTGAAGGAAAAAGATACGATATTGGAAATAAATTTGGACTTTTAAAAGCAAATATAGAGTTTGGATTAAGAAATGAAGAGACAAGAGAAGAGTTACTTGCATATTTAAAAAATGATCTAGAGCTAGATAGATAA